In Symmachiella dynata, the following are encoded in one genomic region:
- a CDS encoding RNA polymerase sigma factor, translating to MPVDETDRLLVQRIRQGDSQAWEELIARYEGRLLAFVMSRLGKRAVSEDVVQEAFLGFVVSLPNYNDKTPLESYLFAIAAHKLTDTLRREGRRPTIPLMASTETSAPAAEPRANVRMASSIARSGERRSVEEAFLRETLESMIASWKEKGEYERMMCMELLFVLGLPNKEAAQRLRISEQAVANHKHFVVSKLKQAAESSLLRDLNFENLGLS from the coding sequence ATGCCGGTTGACGAAACGGATCGATTGCTTGTTCAACGCATCCGCCAGGGAGACTCCCAGGCGTGGGAGGAGTTGATTGCTCGCTACGAAGGCCGATTGTTGGCATTTGTGATGAGCCGTCTCGGCAAACGGGCCGTGAGTGAAGATGTCGTGCAGGAGGCGTTCTTGGGGTTCGTGGTCAGCCTGCCCAACTACAACGACAAGACGCCGCTGGAAAGCTATCTGTTTGCGATTGCCGCTCACAAGCTGACCGACACGCTGCGGCGCGAAGGGCGACGTCCGACGATCCCGCTCATGGCCTCCACCGAGACCAGCGCGCCGGCTGCTGAGCCGCGCGCCAATGTCCGGATGGCATCGAGCATTGCCCGCAGCGGCGAACGGCGTTCGGTCGAAGAGGCGTTCCTGAGAGAGACATTGGAATCGATGATCGCCTCTTGGAAAGAAAAAGGCGAATACGAGCGGATGATGTGCATGGAGCTGCTGTTCGTGCTCGGATTGCCGAATAAAGAAGCGGCACAGCGGCTGAGAATTTCCGAGCAAGCGGTCGCCAATCACAAACATTTTGTGGTGAGCAAACTCAAGCAAGCGGCCGAGTCGTCGTTGCTACGCGACCTGAACTTCGAGAACCTTGGTTTGTCGTAG